From the genome of Pseudomonas sp. WJP1:
CACCTCATCGTTTTCAGCTTCATCGCCCTGCTCGCCGGTTGTGCGGGTTTCACTGCCCGCGAATCGGTCGTGGGCCACGGCAACCCCGCGCAATGGCGCGAGCACAAACTGCAGCTTGCAAGCCTTGATGGCTGGCAGATCGACGGCAAGATCGGCATCCGTGCGCCAAAAGATTCCGGCAGCGGCACGCTGTTCTGGCTGCAACGCCAGGATTACTACGACATCCGGCTTTCGGGCCCCCTGGGTCGCGGTGCGGCGCGCCTGACCGGGCATCCGGGCAAGGTTTCCCTGGAAGTCGCCAATCAGGGGCGCTACGAAGCGCCGTCCCCGGATGCCCTGCTTGAAGAGCAGCTTGGTTGGAAATTGCCGGTTGCCAACCTGGCGTGGTGGGTCCGCGGACTCCCCGCGCCGGACAGCAAAAGCCGCTTGACCCTCGATGGCGACAGCCGCCTCGCCAGCCTCGAACAGGACGGCTGGCAGGTCGAGTACACCGCCTATACCGAGCAAAACGGCTATTGGTTGCCCGAGCGGATCAAACTGCACGGCA
Proteins encoded in this window:
- the lolB gene encoding lipoprotein insertase outer membrane protein LolB, coding for MFLRHLIVFSFIALLAGCAGFTARESVVGHGNPAQWREHKLQLASLDGWQIDGKIGIRAPKDSGSGTLFWLQRQDYYDIRLSGPLGRGAARLTGHPGKVSLEVANQGRYEAPSPDALLEEQLGWKLPVANLAWWVRGLPAPDSKSRLTLDGDSRLASLEQDGWQVEYTAYTEQNGYWLPERIKLHGTDLDVTLVIKTWQPRKLGQ